In the genome of Mercurialis annua linkage group LG8, ddMerAnnu1.2, whole genome shotgun sequence, the window GATTGAGGAGGATCGTTTGTCCACGTTAAAGGCGATAAAAGATGCAATAGCGGAGGCTGATCGCGGGAATCTTCGTGGAGCTGTATCCATTCTGGAAGCGGCCTTGGACTCACTTAATCGTGCTGTCTACCAGCCTAATGAAATGACTGACACGATGAAATATGAGCTGAAAAGGATAATAGACTTGATGAAAGATCCAAACACCTACAAGACGAGAGGGCGTCCTTTTGCCCTCTCATATGTGACTTCCCATGGTCGTCAGCGTTACGCCACAAAAGGTGACACTGGGTccgatttgaaaaaaatgcgCTCATATGCCACGAAAAATATGAACACAAGCTTTGAACAAGCCGAGCGTTTTGACaagaatccaaacattgcaccaCCCTCGGCCAAGGAGGATGCGCAACTGGATCTTAAAAATGACCCGTTCGCCCCAATTGCGGTACCTCTTGCGAACAATAATCAGAGAGCCATTCTGGCTCTGAAACAGAACGAAGATATTATTGAGAAAGTTAAGACACTTGAAGACATTGAAAATATAGCACGCAACGTTCAGACGGGCATCCAATCTCTCCAAAAAATGCTAGCCTCAATTGGAAATGTCCTTAAAACCTAGCTAGTAAAGCAACGACAAGAACTGAATTTTTCCATCAACTACTTGGTTTTCTATGAGAATGACAATCCTTCCATCTTATTCCTTGTTCCACAATAAAAATGTTGTCTCTACTAGCATATATGCTGGGGTTTtaatcatgaatttttttttactgcttttattttaattttccttAATACTGTATGttgaaaacataaatttaaacaaagtggagaaaattttatattttgcagtttgtattaaaattaatttttttttatttgtacatTATAGCCGATTTAAAGAATTGTATTTCTATTATAGGCTTAATGCattatttaacccctaaactttactACTTTATTCCCTACGACTTCTAAActaattttatgtttcattGGACCTCATAACTATTCTTTTtcttctatttaacccctcaaacTATTttgtttattctatttaaccccttaactatttttttttctattgtacatttaaactttaatattttatccatttaattaaccttctcaaaaatacaattatttaattttcaaccatATTATATCTAGCATGAAtgcttaattgttttaaaataataataaattttagcgtgtttcataaatttaactcgaatttttaattttagaaattttaagataccaacttttattttttttgcaatttcaaacttttcaaatcaattacgaATCTTTCTAGTTtgtgtttaaattataaaacacgttaaaatacataatttttaaagcaattaatctttaaatatatttttaaataatatataaatacatcactttttattttaaatgtaaaaaacatatttatatcttttttaatattaatacatTGTGTgagaggttaaatgggtaaaaaaagtaatttacaTGTTCAATGGGAAAAACAGATATTAAACTCTATGGGTCACTAGGGTTACCGTgaattacataatgatcactaaacttcattttgttataaaatggtcactgaactataccctTAGTTACAAGGGGatgtcacccatataaaacgcatcgttttcatgctaaaattgttacaaaaagaacactaaacttttcatgaattacaaaaaagtcactgagttatattttttattataaaaatatcactgaactatgtccctttttgtaattatacCTTGTCACGTAAGTAAAAATGTTGcattttatatgagtgacatcCATTTGTAACAAAaagtatagttcagtgaccattttgtaacaaaatgaagtttagcgATCATTCTGTAATTCGAGGTAACCTTAGTGATCtaaagagtttaatatccgagaAAAACATTTGGTTAatgggttaaatagaacaaatagtaTAATAgcttgaggggttaaatagaataaaaaaaatagttaagagggtCAATGCaatacgaaattagtttaggGGTCGTAGAGAATAATAAAGTGGTAAAATTTAGGGATTCAATAATGTACTAAGCCTTCTATTATATACAACCACAACTATCTAATTGATGTTAGTAATATGCATTAGGTCAATCATGATTGATCATGTATTGGTTTTAtccttttattattaattaattagttgacatttttattattattttatattataattaaatattttaatagttaatttttcttaaaattattaagaatgtgacttgatagtaaattttttagaattaatatAAAACTATATTCAATTTATCTTTAGTTTTAATAGTGCAGTGAAACTAATATGATGTTTAccgataattatattttactaatcatATATATAAGTATTAAGTTAAATCATAGCTGTCATTTATGAAATGAAGCATTTGATGATCCATCATGAGAATACTAACATAAGTTTTCTCATCATAATAATAGGCTTAATATATCATTTAACCCTTAAACTATATCATTTTATTCTTTGAGAGTcctaaactaattttatattatattggacctcttaacttttATAATTGTTCTATTTAACTCCTAATTAACAACAAATTTTTTGTTGATCTGACTTTTTTTCCTCCAGCATGGCAAAAGCGCGTGTTGTCAAACGCTTTGAAGCGCATGAAGGAttattaaaatgcataaattgttctatttaacccctgtaatatactattttattttatttggctcctgaactatttttatttttttaacgcaccttccaacttttaatttttaacctcctttaaaatataattttcaacCATTTTATATCTAAAATGAATGATTAGAAGCTTATAAATTGATTTATGTACGAtcacatataattttttaaaacaatttttttaatttttttaattttttaataaatttttagcgacaataaaaaaaagtagaaaaataaaagatattgaaatttattcaaataattaCATGATATAATCACATGTCAGCAAATTTATGTCAGCaattttaacccctaaactatTTTTGTGTTCCATTGGaattcttaactatttttttttgttctatttaatctCATGTCAGCAAatccatgtcagcaattttatccatgCCAGTGTGCGTTGTGTGCACATTTTGAATGagaggttaaatagaacaaaaaaagaattaagaggtccaatgaaatagaaaattaatttagagattgcagaaaataaaatgatatagtttaggggttaaaCGATGTTATAAGACATAATAATATTAAACCTAGCACTTGACCTTGAAATCACTATCTCCACATAACCATTTTGTAGTTTGATACattcttacattatctttaataggataatggaatagattgtcgtTAGATAtaaaagtaactatgtgaaaaATGTGAGTGACAGAGAAATAGTTTGtacctcatttatttgagtaagatatctacgGGATAGACTGAAAAAAATGCATGATCATGCtatatgaattgataaagaataATCATTTTCACTCTACTtgaaattaacaaattaatgaTTGAATTCTATAAGGATGTTTGTGCTataccttatattcaatctggatatcatGGGATAAAGAgatcaaaatattattatatgagGTAAATTCggataattgattttaatataatttgggtagtcataatgtcttatAAGAGTTCActtctttttaaacttttttttatatttttttgacaacttattttttaattattaacaattttgttagtaattatttttttgaaattcgaCGGATCATTTGTTCTtcatgttaattatttaatacttttatttgagttgttttaaaaaatgttttaaaaaatatttatgctTTGTTTATCAATGTTCCAATGAAATTTCGATGGATTCATCATTTTCTCACGATTTCATTTTCAAAGTATTTATTTTGAgctattttaaaatgtttttgaaTGTATTTTTACAAACCGTTTCAAACTATTTtatctattgttttataaacTGCTTCTAAAAATTACTGAAAAATGTTGttagaaaacaattaaaaattattttttggaacTATTATTATAGAATGTTagaatatgaaacaaataaaaaatatttttaaaaaccttTTGAGaccatttaaaaatgtttttataaaacggtTGCAAACAGCGTTTCTATAAACTATATAAAcccgttttataaacgatttaaaaattgttttttaaaacagttgcatattatattttaagaaccgttgaaaactgttttttttaagACGCTTTAATAGAGTTCGGAGTAGAAAATCAAAGCAcaagagtaaaataataaatttcaaaatgctCTATGATAGAATTTTCAAGTTATAGTAATAATGTCTAGGTTAAACAACAAccatcataaaaaaaacaaaaaacaaaaaaggccaaacccatctagaggtccctgtactttacacttttttttccgttggtccttatacttcatttttgtattttctGGTCTCTCTACTtactcattttttattttcaggtcctttttgagttttttttctgTCTTTTTGTGTGACCGGAGGAAAAAAGattataagtagagggactggaggaaaaaaaattataagtacagggactggaaaaaactcaaaaaggaccttaaaatcaaaaataggtaagtagaaggatcagataatacaaaaatgaagtataaggacctacggaaatAAAAGTGtgaagtacagggacctctatatgggttaagccaacaaaaaactattaaatttaatatttacaaaaatctaGCTAGGTATCCAAACAATAGTATCACTATTAAGAAAGTGACAAATTGGAGGGCCTCCAGGCTTAACTTTCAAGATTTGAAAAGCCAAATGCATTGGGTTCCAAGCTGAAGTATTCATATGGCAAACAACAATTGCTTCAGCTTTGGAGCCATCTTCACCCATTAACGGAACCAAGTAAGCCCTTGTCTCCATTATTATATGGCAATAAAACACAGCATAAGGATATCTCTTCTTATGACATACTATTTGATCGTCTCCAATCATTTTTATTCCCTTCAAAAATGTATAATTCTGCTTCTTATTCTCTTCTTCTACCTCATTTGCATATGCTTCAACTTTGTTTCCATATTTTGCAACAATAAAATCAACTAATGATTCCAAAGATGTAGCACAATATTTATCTTCACCCTTAACACCCGACGCTTCACATTCTTTGATCGTTCGTTTGATAATTTGAGCTTTTCTTGATGCAAGTTCTATTGAAAAATGTTTCAGAATTTCCAAAAATCTATTGCTTGAAAAGGGTATTGTTTGCGCAATTTTACGCGACACGAAATTAGACTCATTACTTGATTTGGCGAAAACGAGCATCATCTTCTGACCAGGATGAAGATCGTCATGTAAGAAGTAGACAGTCGTTATATTACTGGCTATGGTGCTTTTTACAAGTGATTCTTTATTAATATACCCAATTCCATAATCTGCCTGTAATGATGTAAACTCTACTTCTGAAAAAGTGCTTGTATTTTCCTGTGCAGTTTCTGTAAAAAGTTCGAACTATTATTAAGAAGATATGTCATATGCTGAACTAGTTAATTATAAGGCTCACATGTATAGCTTTTTCTTCAATGTTATTGACTTTTCCTTTCATGCCATGAAgtaggtattttttttataattttaaagtaaataaaatatggtgaatattctatttatatattatagtccatatttataatttcattGACAATTATTTAATGACTTAATTggtattattaataaaattgaaatttactcattaaaatgtaaaaaattaaaatcagcaGCAATTAACATCTTGAATTTCGAAATATCAGAGCCTGGGTaatgtaaaaatatattaaaacgaccttttatcaaaacaaaaaataaaaaaatatactttatcaaatgagatatttattttttttcctttgtaAATTATATCTTATtcatctctattttttttatcaaaatataaactctTTGATTCTcaccttttaatatattttttaactgtataagttaaaaattatatattactcaaaataaaaagttaagaaaaacataaagtttttttttttttcaattagccCCTAATAGTTAAAAATCCAATAAGAGCGTCAATAATGAACTAACCGGGTTGTATAAGATCGTGTAGAGCTTTTGGCATGGAAGTGTTTGGTAACACGGATTGCCAATACATCACTGCAGGAACCGGTGCCTGAGAAGCATTTCCACTGATTACAATCTGCCAAATTTAGGGTTTACAATGAAAAGGAAAAATCAGTCTCTCTTAAATAAATTGTAATCGAGATAAAAATATGGGAGCAAAGCTAAACAATaatttctcaaataaataaaagaaattgtaattCTCACGCAGAATAGAACACAGAAAGGAAGAAAATGAAACTCCATATTGGCtcctatatttatttaaatgtgaTGCGCATGGGATGCatataattaaatagaaaactatttataattaatgaggTTTGAATGAAGCAATGTTAGACTagtttaatccaaatatttatctGACGAAATGTATGTTTGGACTTAGTAAAAGGACATGCGTACCATGGATTCTATAAgaaaattcttaattttgataaaacaaGACTTAATAAATTAGGCctaatagataaaaataaagaacattcaaatcatttcaaattttttgataGAAAATTGTTCAATTACTAAATAATAACCATAAGTTTtagtttcgatttttttttagttgGAGAGGAGGAACGATTTTGGAAGGATTTGAGTTTACGACCTAGTAATGTGTTGTTCaccgcttataccatttgaaatatttagttttgaCGACTATGTTATCACAGTTTTAAAAAATGACTGCAGTTCTaactcaatttcaaaaattattcaATCGACATAGAATATGttgtattaaaaaattaaattttaaaaagacatACATTTAAGAATACAAAATACgataatttctttttataaaagatgtaatttaaaataaaattactgttaactttttaaaaccggactagaatgataaaaattaaaagtttcgggctgaatttgaaagaaaataaaatggtttttatttttggaCCATCACccgtttaattttattttattttgaaatactcatttaaattaaataaagaagTAAGAATTGGATATACATCACTTGgtccttttttttaataataaatgatAGACCATTTATTAAATGCATGACACGAGCGTAATTAATACTAAGTCAATCAATAGATAGTTCTAATTTAAAAATCactaattaatgttatatttatttattgattatgATATTTAATTACGCCATTTATTATGTATTTAATGaatggtttttaattttacatgaCAAATTATATTCacacaagttttttttttcaaaaatactgtATATTTCAAAGTAATTTTGTATGCCACTTATGTTCCTCCTACTTATCTTCTATTTCAAGTGATGCCCATGGTACAATATATAATTTTCAATTCCTTTTACGCGCATGATATTCCATTTATTTTCAGGTTATGacaaaatttgtttttgagttcaacTTAATAGAACTCTTTTTTAGATAATTTCGAAAAAGCCACTTTTAATcaattcatattatttattatgtaaaataaatagtCACTGTTGCTCTTTAATTACAAAAAAGCCAAAGCATATCAGTTTTTTTATTCGATTTGTCTTTGTATGATTGTTGGTTGGTTAAAAATGCCCttattttttgtgttattttcaaaagaaaatgtctattaatttatatatattaagagatattttgataaaattttcttCACCATTTTATTAACAGATACGTTAATTCTCTTTATATGCATGTTTGTTAAAAGTAAACATTCAAAAGAGAATATATGGACTGAtttataaagtattaatttacaatttgaATGTAATATAATTTAAGCAAgtcattattttatatataatattttttctattaattctcaatttattaaaataaatggaaatgagaataaataatgttaaattaaaaatattaaatccgAAGTGAAGCGAGAgctaataatataatatatgcttaatggcaaaaaaaatccaaacctttacgacttgttgcaattatatccaaaccttttaatttttacaataatatccaaattgcattattttgttacaataatatccaaattgcactttttatgtgaacttttttgagttttttgccattttttggggcttttattatattattatacatcaaaacataataatagcctaatatcttaattgaaaacaacaagtttagccatcagtTTGACTACTATTActacaaaaaaaatgcaatttggatattattgtatcaaaaaaaatgcaatttgaatattattgcaaaaattaaaagatttggatatagttacaacaaatcgtaaaggtttgggtttttttaccattaggcctatAATATAATTAGAATTGTATATAGCGAGTTGTTctataatctatatctatatatctatctatctatactataatataatcttgaactccaaattaattttgacaagtgGATCGACTACAAATTGTCATGTGACAAttactcatttaaaattaatttattattttattaaaaaatctaataattaatattttttaagttataaaatatgaaaagtttaaaacttgcaataattaaatttgtttcataacttataaatattaatagtatagaaaaactcttaagattttataacttataaacatgaaaaaagaaactcttcaaatttcaccgccatcaaatttataaaattctataagtctaaatttaaattaaattaaattaaacttttttatttttaatatataataatataaaaaatattttatttctcataatttaaaaatacatcctattgaatattacatattttaaaataatattataaaaattaaaaaattaaattatgagaactaaaatacttttatttcattatatgctataaatatgaataattttaaaactaaatttagttaattaaaatttaaagttatagaattttataatgtgatggttataaaatttgaagagtttctatttatgtttataagttataaaatattaagaatttttaaatattattaacttttataggttatgaaaccaaatgtattaatttttttaactttttatatttttaaaaataagttttgTATAACAtctaacttttcatatttttcaattaattacaaCTTCTTTATCATGAAATATataagtgtatatatatatatatatatatatatatatatatatatatccatgcacacatatttaattataaacaaatatggttttttagagtttttttatatctatttctttctattttttcatACTTGATATTGTCTCATGCAATTTTTTTTCGCAATAAAAGAGTGTTTAATCATTCATAATGCAGTACGCTTGGAGTAAGTATTGTCTatctttttgaaattgtttagttcatgtgtatggttgttgttgttgttgtattttaatttattttgctgACATGTGACCTAACTTGCTAAAGAATTCAAAGAAACGAAGATTGACTGccattgaaatatatatattttagacaTGAACCATATAATCGTAATTATATGATTTCAGtgataatgttgattttatgaggttcatcaaaacaatttaacataaaagattttatgttttgaattgaattgatttaaggttgacaattattttccatcaaatgtcttttttattcatttatatgacatatctctaattttttttaattatatttaaaaaaaagtacgtgaataaaaatattgattgtgaattttaaatgtttaattataatatcattatttatatgttataaaatatgatatatttttaaaattaaataaaagtaattaaaaatttaatcatattaaatttttttattgttttggttatgaaatttaatgaaatttccTTAAAGTTTATAAGCAATTCTAATTTACGTTTAAAAGGTATGAAATATGacaaatttttattaatgtattaaatatatgaaatttgaagaatttttattatatttaaaacttataaaatttatcatgttcataaattatgatatagacaatatttttttaaattattaaaattaccCGCGCAACGCGCGGACATCGACCTAGTATAATTAGAATTGTATATAGCGAGTTGCTGAATGAGTTAAGAAAATAAACAAGGATACTAGTAATAAATTAGTCTACTTCAAATTTAGAATGATTCAAAAAAAACATTTAGTTCATGGGGAGATCTAATTGATTAAGAGAAAGGACCGACCATTTCTGACCAAAAGAAAATTACATGGTAACTTAGAAGTAGAACATATctattttaaacaataaaaactttcgaaaatatattatacaagATCTCCAAATAAAGTTTACTTTTTGAAAGGAAAGTATTTCATTCGATCAAAGTTGAATGACAACCACTAAGGGAGGTTACTTTTCCACCTAGGCCAACTATTAGACTCAGAAAATTAATAAGAAACTCAAAACAAACACGGATGTAAGATAATTAAAGGTGTAAATTTTTACACTCCATATGTTAATATTTGAACTCCATAATCTCATGGATTGTccataaaatttatcttttttctatttattaacccagctgaaaaaaaaaagataaaaaagtcACACTAAATTCTATGTTGTTTGAtcataggcctaattactttaaaaacccccaccttgtaatattttttcgtttataccatgacctagaaaaaagttcatttgtaccctttttttgatttttcattttcatctctaccccaaaaagggtacaattgactatataaaatttttaaggataaaaatgttaataacaactaaatagaagggttccaccatatttttttttatcttaaaaaatacaaataagtcctccaactttaaaaatattcaaataaatcttctaatttattatttttaaatattttaataacaaaataaattatttaaaaaaatattttcggcgTACCATCGTACTTCCCCGATATATTGAAcccgttaatttttttttaattttttttttttcgttttgaTGCCGGAGGAGCCCTCCTTCCTCCCATAGAGGAAGGAGGATCTGCTCCTTCCCCCATGGGCggaaggagcagctgctccttcctcccatgggggaaggagcagatctgctccttccccCATGGGAGGAAGGAGCACGCTGCTCCTCTCccccatggaggaaggagcagatctgctccttcctccatgggaggaggagctgagctgctccttcctccatgggaggaggagctgagctgctcctccttccatggaggagcAGCTCGTGCTCCTCCTAGGAGGAGcccggaatttttttttaaaaaaaaagaaatttatgtaaattaaatatttattatcaatttaatttttttttggaaaagaaGGTATTTTTGAACAATTAATATGATTAATGTCTTATTagaataatagttaaatttcaaggattattttagccttttttgtatataaaaagagatcaatttagtacttcggggtacagttgaaaacgaaaaatcaaaaatagggtacaaatgaactttttcctaggtcatggtataaacgaaaaattattacaaggtgggggttttttaaataattaggccttgaTCATATGATCTATTTTATGGGTGGTGGGAGAATTttattctatatatttataGAGAATTTATGCTATGATTATCGCTTGTATTTATAATGAATCTTTAAAACACAATTGTAATCCATTAAAAAATTAGACTTCTAATCCTAAAAGAAAGCCAATGTCAAACAAAGTGTTAAATATCCTGAAactaatagaaaattaaaatatgaggCATAACTTAACGACTTCACCTTGTCGAGTACACCGAACAAAATTAATCATGAAACATTCTTTAGCAAATCACAAAAGCCACCAAATTACATCACATAATAAATTTTCCACCTTAACTTATAATTACTTCAAGTTAAAGTTAATTAAGACCAACTCTCTCTATTCCATCCATTGCCCTTTAGGACATTAACCAAGTCCAAGCCAAGATTGAATTTTTAAGTTGCCAACAGCTTTGTCAACATATTCGCTGGATTGACTTTAGTGATTATCTTCTCTATAAGAAATCTCTTATCTTCCACGACATCCCGAATGAAATTCATCCTCGCATCAATATGTTTTGATCTCTCATGATACACCGGATTTTTCGGCAAGCACAAAGCATTTTGACTATCAATAAATCATGGCTTCCGAACTTCTAAACCAAAGCTATCAATCATCTTGCAACCATATACCCTCCTTAACCCCTTCTGTCAATGACATGTATTCCGCCTCAGTTGTAGACAAAGCAACTATAGATTGTAAAGTTGCTTTCGAACTAATAACACATCCATACAAGATGA includes:
- the LOC126661229 gene encoding BURP domain protein RD22-like, with the protein product MEFHFLPFCVLFCIVISGNASQAPVPAVMYWQSVLPNTSMPKALHDLIQPETAQENTSTFSEVEFTSLQADYGIGYINKESLVKSTIASNITTVYFLHDDLHPGQKMMLVFAKSSNESNFVSRKIAQTIPFSSNRFLEILKHFSIELASRKAQIIKRTIKECEASGVKGEDKYCATSLESLVDFIVAKYGNKVEAYANEVEEENKKQNYTFLKGIKMIGDDQIVCHKKRYPYAVFYCHIIMETRAYLVPLMGEDGSKAEAIVVCHMNTSAWNPMHLAFQILKVKPGGPPICHFLNSDTIVWIPS